The DNA segment GAACACATAAACCTTCTGTGATCGTTTCAAATTGAACAGCGTCTAAAAGGGTAGTTGCTTTTTTTTGTTTAACACTCTCTAGTGCATATTGAAACAATTCTTCTGTGACAAAATCAGGTTGTCTTATCATTAACTTGTATACCAAGTGATCCTTGTTTAAATAGTCTAATTTCCGACCTTTTTTATCTAGATCCCAATGTCCTTCTAAAGGAAACACGGTATAGTCAAAATATCCTTCAGGTGTTAGTCCTTTTTTAGGCATCATCTTTATGGCATACGACAACCCATAGAGAATTTCAATGTGCTTTTTAAATGGTTCACTATTTGGATTTCCCTTACCTTCTATTGTAAAAAAAATTCATTTCTGGAACTTCAATTGTAGAAGGTTTTTTTTGGGGTAAATAGAGATCTTTTAATTGTTTTCGCCACTCAAACTTGTTCATATTTATCAGTTCCCTTTTTTATTTTTTTCAAAATAAAAAGCAATTGTTTCGTAAGGACCTAATTCTAGGTTAGTGGTCAAGTCTCTTTCTTTTCCATTCCCAATAAGATAACGACTAGGTCTAGTTAAAAACTCTTCTGGAATTTCCAATGTTACCAAATCTGCATAAAAATGATTGAGTACAAGCAACTGTTCACCTTCATATTCTCTAACATAGCCATAAACACTCGGGTGATCCATCATGATTCCGCGATAACTTCCTTCAGAAATAACCGGCATTTCTTTTCTTAATTGAATCAATTTTTTATAAAAATTAAAGATGGATCCTTCTGCTTGTTCTTTTTCTACATTAATTTGATGGTAGTTGTCAGCTAATTTTATCCACGGTTCCCCAGATGTAAAACCTGCATTTTTTTCATTTGTCCATTGCATTGGAGTCCGGCTATTATCTCGAGATTTACTTTTGATGATTTCCATAATTTCTTCATGCGGCAAATTTTTTGCTTTTAATTCTTTATATGCATTATGCGTTTCAATGTCTACATAATCTGTAATTTCTTGAAATTCTGGATCTATCATCCCAATTTCTTCTCCTTGATAAACATAAGGAGTCCCACGCAGCAAATGAATTGACTGAGCAAAGAGTTTAGCAGAAGCTTCAAAATGATTCACTGGATCTCCAAATCGGCTTATCACACGAGGTTGGTCATGGTTGTTCCAAAACAATGCATTCCATCCATTTCCTTGAGACATGCCTTCCTGCCAATCGTTAAGCAACTCTTTTAGTTTTATAAAGTCAAATGGTGTTTTGCTCCATTTTTCGCCATCTAAATAATCAACTTTTAAATGATGGAAACTAAATACCATCGATAGTTCTTGTTTATCAGGATTAGAATAAGCAATTCCGTTTTCAATCGTTGTTGAAGACATTTCACCGACTGTCATGATATCCGAATATCTTCCAAACGTTTTTTGGTTCATTTCATGGATAAATTCATGCGCGATTGGGCGATCTGTATACAGTGATTTCCCTACATTATCTTCTGCATCTAAAAGTTCTTCATCTTTACCAATTACGTTAATCACATCAAATCGGAATCCTTTTACGCCTTTTTCCAACCAAAAATTGACTACATTAAATACTTCTTCTCTTACTTCAGGATTACGCCAATCTAAGTCAGCTTGCGATATGTCATACAAATGCAAGTACTCTTTTCCAGTATCAGCAAAAGGAGCCCAAGCTGGGCCGCCAAATTTGGAGACCCAGTTCGTAGGGTGACTTCCATCTGCCTTTGGCTCACGTAAAATATAGTAATCTTGGTATTTTTTTTCACCTTTAAGAGCTTTTTGGAACCATTCATGCTCGATAGAAGTATGATTTAACACCATATCTAACATAACTTCCAATTTATATTCCTTCGTTACAGCAATGAGTTCCTCAAAATCTTCCATTGTTCCAAATAAAGGATCGATTTCTACATAATTAGCGATATCATAGCCATTGTCTTTTTGTGGAGAAATGAAGAATGGATTGATCCATAATACATCAACACCTAACTCAGCTAAATAGGGTATTTTTTCAATAATTCCTCTTAAATCCCCTACTCCATCTCCATTGGAATCCTTAAAAGATTTTGGGTAAATTTGATACACGACTTTCTCATGAAAGGTACTCATTTTATTCCTACTTTCTAAAAAATTATTTTCCTAATTCTGGTTCTGCAACAACGACTTGATCTGATTTATTTAAAATATTGTATTTACGGAAAACGACTGTTAAAACAAACGGCACTACTATTGCAATTACCATACAAATAGCGAAGATAAGCCAATATTGATTTTGAATTGATAAAATCCCTGGAAGTCCACCAACACCAATTGAATTGGCTGTTACATTAAAGATAGTTGCTACTAATCCGGCAATACCTGACCCGATCATAGCCGCCACAAATGGGTAAATGTATTTGATATTGATCCCAAACATAGCGGGTTCAGTTACGCCTAGGTAACAAGAAATCATTGCTGGAATAGACACTTGTTCTTCTTTTTCATTTCCACGGTGTAAGAAGATAATAGCCAATACTGCTGAACCTTGTGCAATGTTTGACAAAGCAATCATTGGCCATAAATTCGTTCCATCAAAGTCAGCAATCAATTGTAGATCAATTGCATTCGTCATATGGTGCAATCCGGTAATGACTAATGGTGCATACAAGAAGCCGAACAAGGCTCCAAATAACCAGTTAAATGAGCTTCCTAATCCTGCATAAACGATACTTGAGATCCAGTTCCCTATAACCCAACCAATTGGTCCTAAAACTGTATGAGCAAGTAAAACAGTTGGAACTAAAGCAAAGAATGGCACGAAAATCATTGAAATAGCTTGCGGGATAATTTTACGTAACCCTAATTCTAAATAGGCAAGTAAAAATCCAGCCAACATAGCAGGAATAACTTGTGCTTGGTACCCAATCATATCAATGGTGAAATAACCAAAGTCCCAAACTGGAATTTCTGCTGCTGCTGTTCCGGCAACTGCATATGCATTCAACAATTGAGGTGACACTAATGTAAGCCCTAGAACAATACCTAAAATTTGAGTTGTTCCCATTTTCTTAGCAACACTCCATGTGATCCCTACTGGTAAGAAGTGGAAAATGGCTTCACCAATCAGCCATAAGAACGAGTTAACTCCACTCCAAAACTGACTGACATTAACAATGGTATTGTATACAGGTTCTCCTGCATTATTGACTTGTGCTACGCCATCTACCATCAATTGACCAAGAGATTCCATGGGAATAGCTTCTAAAATATTACGGAACCCTAAAATAAGACCCCCAACTACGATTGCTGGAATAATGGGTGTGAAAATTTCTGCTAAAACAGACATCGCACGTTGTACAGGGTTTTGATTCTGTTTACTTGCTGCTTTCACTTCGTCTTTAGATACGCCTTCTTTTCCGGAAATTTTTGAAAATACATTATAAAATGTGGCAACATCATTGCCAATAATAACTTGATATTGACCGGCTTGAGTAAAGGTACCTTTGACTGCGGGGATATCTTCGATTTTTTTGCTGTCTGCTTTTGCTGGATCATTTAATACGAAACG comes from the Carnobacterium sp. 17-4 genome and includes:
- a CDS encoding GyrI-like domain-containing protein, translating into MFFTIEGKGNPNSEPFKKHIEILYGLSYAIKMMPKKGLTPEGYFDYTVFPLEGHWDLDKKGRKLDYLNKDHLVYKLMIRQPDFVTEELFQYALESVKQKKATTLLDAVQFETITEGLCVQSMHIGSYDNESETFDLMEQYCSQNNLKRAEKTHKEIYISDARRTATEKLKTVLRFKVTEI
- the treC gene encoding alpha,alpha-phosphotrehalase encodes the protein MSTFHEKVVYQIYPKSFKDSNGDGVGDLRGIIEKIPYLAELGVDVLWINPFFISPQKDNGYDIANYVEIDPLFGTMEDFEELIAVTKEYKLEVMLDMVLNHTSIEHEWFQKALKGEKKYQDYYILREPKADGSHPTNWVSKFGGPAWAPFADTGKEYLHLYDISQADLDWRNPEVREEVFNVVNFWLEKGVKGFRFDVINVIGKDEELLDAEDNVGKSLYTDRPIAHEFIHEMNQKTFGRYSDIMTVGEMSSTTIENGIAYSNPDKQELSMVFSFHHLKVDYLDGEKWSKTPFDFIKLKELLNDWQEGMSQGNGWNALFWNNHDQPRVISRFGDPVNHFEASAKLFAQSIHLLRGTPYVYQGEEIGMIDPEFQEITDYVDIETHNAYKELKAKNLPHEEIMEIIKSKSRDNSRTPMQWTNEKNAGFTSGEPWIKLADNYHQINVEKEQAEGSIFNFYKKLIQLRKEMPVISEGSYRGIMMDHPSVYGYVREYEGEQLLVLNHFYADLVTLEIPEEFLTRPSRYLIGNGKERDLTTNLELGPYETIAFYFEKNKKGN
- the treP gene encoding PTS system trehalose-specific EIIBC component, with the translated sequence MADYTQDAKQLLEDIGGPDNISAVSHCATRMRFVLNDPAKADSKKIEDIPAVKGTFTQAGQYQVIIGNDVATFYNVFSKISGKEGVSKDEVKAASKQNQNPVQRAMSVLAEIFTPIIPAIVVGGLILGFRNILEAIPMESLGQLMVDGVAQVNNAGEPVYNTIVNVSQFWSGVNSFLWLIGEAIFHFLPVGITWSVAKKMGTTQILGIVLGLTLVSPQLLNAYAVAGTAAAEIPVWDFGYFTIDMIGYQAQVIPAMLAGFLLAYLELGLRKIIPQAISMIFVPFFALVPTVLLAHTVLGPIGWVIGNWISSIVYAGLGSSFNWLFGALFGFLYAPLVITGLHHMTNAIDLQLIADFDGTNLWPMIALSNIAQGSAVLAIIFLHRGNEKEEQVSIPAMISCYLGVTEPAMFGINIKYIYPFVAAMIGSGIAGLVATIFNVTANSIGVGGLPGILSIQNQYWLIFAICMVIAIVVPFVLTVVFRKYNILNKSDQVVVAEPELGK